A stretch of DNA from Dokdonia sp. PRO95:
TACAAGCTCTTTTGCGTCTTTAAGTCCAGCTCCAGTTAATTCTTTTACAAGTTTAACTACAGCAAGTTTAGAACCACCAGCAGCTTTAAGGATTACGTCAAATTCTGACTTTTCCTCAGCAGCTTCAGCTCCAGCTCCAGCTGGTCCAGCTACTACTGCAGCAGCAGCAGGCTCGATACCGTATTCATCTTTTAAAATAGTAGCTAACTCGTTTACTTCTTTTACTGTAAGGTTAACTAATTGTTCTGCGAAATCTTTTAAATCTGCCATTTTCTATCGTTTTTGAAAATTGTAATTGTTATATAATAAATAATAGTGCGTACTGCTTAACCTTCCTTTTCAGAAAGGGTTTTGATAATACCAGCAAGTTTCCCTCCACTTGACTTAAGAGCGCTAACAACGTT
This window harbors:
- the rplL gene encoding 50S ribosomal protein L7/L12 → MADLKDFAEQLVNLTVKEVNELATILKDEYGIEPAAAAVVAGPAGAGAEAAEEKSEFDVILKAAGGSKLAVVKLVKELTGAGLKDAKELVDNAPSPIKEGVSKDEAEALKAQLEEAGAEVELK